CACTGAGGTGAGTGCTGGAAATTCGACAGCAACCAGGTTACTGTTCTGATGAAAATAGACATTACCGCTAACACTGGTCAGATTGGTAAACACCAATTTTGTGGGTGTAGCGAAACTGATTTGGTGATAAGAAACGTTTGTAAGGGACGTGTCGGTAACTTCTACTATCGTCTGGGCAGAAATAGTTTGTACACTGCTACCAAATAAGATCAGCAGTAAAAAGGTAAAGATTCGCATGTTAGGGGGATATAGGTTCCCAAAGGTATCAAAATCTTACTGCATTAACCGTCAGGGGGTTATTTTTGTTTCGATGCTTCCTTTACAAAAGGCTGCGTATCGATACCGGCGTCATGCAACGCAGTTTTGATGCGCTCCAGTACTTCCGATACCATCAAACCGTAGTCCTCGTTCTTCGCCCATGGCCGGATGGCGAGGCGTACGGCATTGTCCAGCAGTTCCGTGACGACCACCGCCGGCGCCGGGTCTTTGAGTACCCGCGTATTTTGTTCCAATATCGAATAGATGAGGTCTTTTACCAGTTTAAGGTCGGCATCATACGCGATGGAAAACAGCAGTTCCGCCCGTCGTGTCCCGCCCATCGAGAAGTTGATGATCGTGCCGTTCGACAGCGCGCCATTCGGCACAAAAATCGTTTGGTTGTTACCGGTTACGAGTTTTGTGACGAAAATCTGGATTTCCAACACGGTTCCGGTTACGCCCTGGGCTTCAATCGTATCACCCACGCGGAACGGTTTGAACATGATGATGAGCATACCCCCCGCAAAATTGGAGAGCGACCCCTGCAACGAGAGTCCGACTGCGAGTCCGGCGGCGCCCAAAATCGCTACGAATGACGAGGTTTCGACCCCGAGTTTCGAAATAAACGTAACAAAAAGGAGTATTCGTAAGGCCCACAGCAGGATGTCGGCAAAGAAACGCGAAAGGGTCGGATCAAGGTCGCGCTTCACCATCACACGGCGTACCAAACGGTTCACGATCCGGATGACGTAAAGCCCGATGAATAAGACAATGAGCGCCGACAAAACGCGGGGCACATAATCCTCAAAAAAAATAAGTAAACGGTCGGTGTAACGCGACAATAAGTCCGGACCCGGAATAAGGTCGTTTATCATAGAATGCCTTCTTTTTTGGAACGCAAAGGTATGATTTTAGGAGGTTGGAAAGCGTGAACAGGTTCTTAAATCACGAGCCTGATACCGTGTCGTCAGATGGGTTGGTCGGTTTGGGTTTCCGCTTTCTTGGCTTGGGTTTCCGCGCAGTGGACGTGGCCGATGTGTCTACCTTTGCAGCCGGATCCGTCTTACGGGCTGGCGTTGGCTTGCGCTTTTTGGGCTTTGGTGGGGAGACGGTCTCCTTCGGGTCTTCCTCACGCGTTTCGTTCGTTTTCTTCGAAGCATGACGCATTGAAGTGGACTTAATCTGTTGGCGCGTCCGGGCGGTAATCTCGGCGACTTCATCGGCCGCCTTCTTTTTGTCGCGGGTTTTTGTCGCGGTAGAAGGCTTTGATTCGGGTGTGCCGCCAAGAAGAGTACGGAAAAAAGAAAGGATTCCCATAGGTGTAGCGATTGGTTCTACACTCTAAGGTACGCCAAAAGGCCCGGTTCCCGCATCGCGTCACGGCTAATATTCTGTTAAAAAAATCGCGTTATTCGATGATGACGCGTGAGCGGACGACGGTGGCGCCGGCTTTTCCTGTCAGGAGGTATACGCCCGATGACAATCCCGACACATCCAATACCGCTTCGGTGGAAGTGGGTTTCCACTCGCGGATCAGCCGTCCTGACAAATCATAGAGGGCCAGTTCCTGCACCGGCAGCGACGTCGTTACCGTGACGAAATCGTGTGCCGGATTGGGTGTTACCGTGTAGACCGCCATCGCTTCGGTTTCTACCCCAAGGGTTGCGTCGCTCACTGCTTCCCAACTCGACGCGAGGGCGTTGTCGTAACTGTCGTTGACCAGGCGGAGGTAGCTGCCATTGCCATCGGCATCCGGCCAGGGGGCGGAATCGTAATAATGTACTTCATCGATGACATTCCCAAAGGCATCGGCTAAAATGAGGTCTTTGTCGCTGTTAGAAAGGTTGCGCGTGAACGACCCGTAGGGTGCAAAACCATATTTAATTTGGAAAACCGCCGGCTTGCTGGCAAGATACACTGTGGCGCCCGCGGCCAGCGTTTGGTTGGCCGGAAATTGGTAGACGAAACCCGTTCCGCGGAAGTAAATCCCCGTCAGGTTCACGGTT
This genomic interval from Flavobacterium sp. HJ-32-4 contains the following:
- a CDS encoding mechanosensitive ion channel family protein translates to MINDLIPGPDLLSRYTDRLLIFFEDYVPRVLSALIVLFIGLYVIRIVNRLVRRVMVKRDLDPTLSRFFADILLWALRILLFVTFISKLGVETSSFVAILGAAGLAVGLSLQGSLSNFAGGMLIIMFKPFRVGDTIEAQGVTGTVLEIQIFVTKLVTGNNQTIFVPNGALSNGTIINFSMGGTRRAELLFSIAYDADLKLVKDLIYSILEQNTRVLKDPAPAVVVTELLDNAVRLAIRPWAKNEDYGLMVSEVLERIKTALHDAGIDTQPFVKEASKQK